The following are encoded together in the Terriglobia bacterium genome:
- the dnaB gene encoding replicative DNA helicase, whose product MATTDYSLDRALPASADAERAILGAILLDNQAYHQAAEFLLAEDFSLDSHRRIYLRMMELSDSGRAIDFVTLTEQLGQHKEIEAVGGVAYVTSLTDGLPRVKNIEQYVKIVKDKALLRGLIHAATTAIQKAYEQDAPAEEIVDAAESEIFRVAEKRIGQGFMAIPDIVKGSFGSIDKLYEQGQRITGLRTYYEDLDEKTSGLQKSDLIIIAARPSMGKTAFAINIAENAAVYDKKVVGIFSLEMSRESLIMRMLCSQARVDSHRVRTGFISREERGKLVTGLASLVDAPIFIDDTPGISISEMRAKCRRLMQAQGRLDMIIVDYLQLVAGAPMGTARRYENRTQEVSAISRGLKGLAKEMRCPVVALSQLSRAPEARTGNNRPQLADLRESGAIEQDADVVGFIFREEVYKQDDPDLEGKAELIIAKQRNGPTGTVHLAFIKKFTRFENTTNESGPPPEE is encoded by the coding sequence ATGGCAACCACCGATTACAGTCTTGACCGCGCGCTCCCGGCGAGCGCCGACGCCGAGCGCGCCATCCTGGGCGCGATCCTTCTGGACAACCAGGCCTATCACCAGGCCGCGGAATTTCTGCTGGCTGAAGATTTCTCCCTCGACTCCCATCGCCGCATTTACCTGCGGATGATGGAGCTCTCTGACTCCGGCCGGGCCATTGATTTTGTCACGCTCACCGAACAACTGGGCCAGCACAAAGAGATTGAAGCCGTGGGCGGCGTGGCTTACGTTACGTCGCTCACCGACGGGCTGCCGCGCGTCAAGAACATTGAACAGTACGTCAAGATCGTCAAAGACAAAGCTTTGCTGCGCGGGCTGATCCACGCGGCCACCACGGCGATCCAGAAAGCGTACGAGCAGGACGCGCCGGCGGAAGAGATTGTGGACGCGGCGGAGTCGGAGATTTTTCGCGTCGCGGAAAAACGCATTGGCCAGGGATTCATGGCCATCCCGGACATCGTCAAAGGCTCGTTCGGCTCGATTGACAAGCTCTACGAACAAGGCCAGCGCATCACCGGACTGCGCACCTACTATGAAGACCTGGACGAAAAAACCAGCGGGCTGCAGAAGTCTGACCTGATCATCATCGCGGCGCGGCCGTCCATGGGCAAAACGGCGTTTGCCATCAACATCGCGGAAAATGCCGCGGTGTATGACAAGAAAGTCGTCGGCATCTTCTCCCTGGAAATGTCGCGCGAATCGCTCATCATGCGCATGCTGTGTTCGCAGGCGCGCGTGGATTCGCACCGCGTGCGCACCGGCTTTATCAGCCGCGAAGAGCGCGGCAAGCTGGTGACCGGCTTGGCGTCGCTGGTGGACGCGCCCATCTTCATTGACGACACTCCGGGTATCTCCATCTCTGAAATGCGGGCCAAGTGCCGCCGCCTGATGCAAGCCCAAGGGCGGCTGGACATGATCATTGTGGACTACCTGCAACTGGTGGCCGGCGCGCCCATGGGCACGGCGCGGCGCTATGAGAACCGCACGCAGGAAGTGTCGGCGATTTCGCGCGGGCTGAAAGGCCTGGCCAAGGAGATGCGCTGCCCGGTGGTGGCGCTCTCGCAGTTGAGCCGCGCGCCGGAGGCCCGTACCGGCAACAACCGTCCGCAGCTTGCCGACCTGCGCGAATCGGGCGCCATCGAGCAGGACGCCGACGTGGTGGGCTTCATCTTCCGCGAAGAAGTCTACAAACAAGACGACCCCGATCTGGAAGGCAAAGCGGAACTGATCATCGCCAAGCAGCGTAACGGCCCCACAGGAACGGTCCATCTGGCGTTCATCAAGAAATTTACGCGCTTTGAGAACACGACGAACGAGAGTGGACCTCCGCCGGAAGAGTAG
- a CDS encoding beta-lactamase family protein, protein MSAVAKAQAPTQAPSGPTPGPTSQPARPDIDDIVTQALAASGVPSAQVAIVEGGKLTYVKAYGQARLDPPLPARTDMRYSIGSISKQFTAAAILMLEEEGKLSLDDHVEKFVPGLTRGNEVTVRQLLSHTSGYQDYWPQDYVPPFMLTAVTSQKILDLWARKPLDFDPGTKWQYSNTNFVIAGMIVEKAGHMPFLDFLRARIFKPLGMNSVADIDQNTLAATDATGYFRYALGPPRVAPKEGKGWLFAAGELAMTAEDLQKWNISIIQKSLLKPASYKELETETRLKDGGGTNYGLGIRVLHINGRLVLQHGGEVSGFTAASVVLPEDGVAVVALTNQDAVDASAVIMRAIVNRLVALNPPPEPDRDERVKKILEGLARGEIDRALFSDNANAYFTDVALKDYAASLAPLGEVENLRQTSTGKRGGMTFWDYTARYSGKSVAISVYALPGGKIEQFLVSAQQ, encoded by the coding sequence ATGTCAGCCGTCGCCAAAGCGCAAGCGCCGACACAAGCGCCGTCTGGCCCAACGCCTGGTCCAACGTCGCAACCCGCCCGCCCGGACATTGACGACATCGTCACGCAGGCGCTGGCGGCCAGCGGAGTTCCGAGCGCGCAAGTGGCCATTGTCGAAGGCGGCAAGTTGACCTACGTCAAGGCGTATGGCCAGGCGCGGCTTGATCCCCCGCTCCCCGCGCGGACGGACATGCGCTACTCCATCGGCTCCATCAGCAAGCAGTTCACCGCCGCCGCCATCCTCATGCTGGAGGAAGAAGGCAAGCTCTCGCTGGACGACCACGTGGAGAAGTTCGTCCCCGGGCTGACGCGCGGCAATGAAGTCACCGTGCGCCAGTTGCTCTCGCACACTTCCGGATACCAGGACTACTGGCCGCAGGATTACGTTCCGCCGTTCATGCTCACGGCCGTCACGTCGCAAAAGATCCTCGACCTGTGGGCGCGCAAGCCGCTGGACTTTGACCCAGGGACCAAGTGGCAGTACAGCAACACCAACTTCGTCATCGCCGGGATGATCGTGGAAAAAGCCGGGCACATGCCGTTTCTCGACTTCCTGCGCGCGCGCATCTTCAAGCCGCTGGGCATGAACAGCGTCGCGGACATTGACCAGAACACGCTGGCCGCAACCGACGCCACCGGTTACTTCCGCTACGCCCTTGGCCCACCGCGCGTGGCGCCCAAGGAAGGCAAAGGCTGGCTGTTTGCCGCCGGCGAGCTGGCCATGACCGCCGAAGACCTGCAGAAGTGGAACATCTCAATCATCCAGAAGAGCCTGCTCAAGCCGGCGTCATATAAAGAGCTGGAAACCGAAACTCGCCTCAAGGACGGCGGCGGCACGAATTACGGCCTGGGCATACGCGTGCTCCACATCAACGGGCGCCTGGTCCTGCAGCATGGCGGAGAAGTGTCCGGCTTCACCGCCGCCAGCGTGGTTCTGCCCGAAGACGGCGTGGCCGTGGTGGCGCTGACCAATCAGGACGCGGTGGATGCCTCGGCCGTGATCATGCGGGCGATTGTGAACAGGCTGGTGGCGCTCAATCCTCCGCCGGAGCCTGACCGCGATGAGCGCGTGAAGAAAATCCTGGAAGGCCTGGCCCGCGGAGAGATTGACCGCGCATTGTTCAGCGATAACGCGAATGCCTACTTTACCGACGTCGCGCTGAAAGACTACGCCGCCAGCCTGGCGCCGCTGGGCGAGGTAGAGAATTTGCGGCAGACGTCCACTGGCAAGCGCGGCGGCATGACGTTTTGGGATTACACGGCCCGCTATTCAGGCAAGTCCGTGGCGATTTCCGTCTATGCTTTGCCGGGCGGCAAGATCGAGCAGTTTTTGGTGAGCGCGCAGCAGTAG
- a CDS encoding DUF4297 domain-containing protein: MAIEIGNLVPPDDTGADTSARFRFQAEVAFPFCLNCAIGGNIKSVVMEHFEDIAIEESARWRFQQIKTRNVDRGPWRLSDILQKHGGGIHTLFRTYQVIKDHANIRLELILEGALKLQDAIQQLRRNEATPETLKKIQDAVEGTFEEVSQFVSKLHVLPYHRYRNSIEAQNLLLLGQHAKHLTAEQTKSIYDKIIERILEAMHVKLDADDWEEFCLTLEPLSDHQVFQKKRLTPEILKPLFGPITSKAGTLLRQVIEPEKAVTSPLEQKLIIGGAPPQLISVAKSLRAHAVSTELEQSSASLFADAEELLEDVRQRLLSRAVAISIADGNGPNPASNIWTKLMDVLTANREIIDKHDFFEQDVELLMGELCELSDQCRFDWGNVDA, from the coding sequence ATGGCCATCGAGATAGGCAACCTGGTCCCCCCGGACGATACTGGAGCAGATACCTCCGCACGCTTTCGTTTCCAAGCTGAGGTTGCGTTTCCTTTCTGCTTGAACTGCGCAATCGGCGGAAATATCAAGTCCGTCGTAATGGAGCATTTCGAGGACATTGCTATTGAGGAGAGCGCACGGTGGCGTTTTCAGCAGATCAAAACTCGCAACGTTGACCGCGGTCCTTGGAGGCTATCAGACATCCTTCAAAAGCATGGTGGCGGCATACATACGCTGTTTCGTACTTATCAAGTAATCAAGGATCACGCAAATATTCGGCTGGAATTAATTCTAGAAGGTGCCTTGAAACTCCAGGACGCAATACAACAGCTTCGCAGGAATGAAGCAACGCCTGAAACGCTAAAAAAAATACAAGACGCGGTCGAGGGCACTTTTGAAGAAGTGTCCCAGTTCGTGAGCAAACTCCACGTATTACCCTATCATCGCTATCGCAACAGCATCGAAGCACAAAACTTGTTGCTCTTGGGGCAGCACGCCAAGCACCTCACTGCCGAACAAACGAAAAGCATATATGACAAGATCATCGAGAGAATTCTCGAGGCGATGCATGTCAAACTTGATGCCGATGACTGGGAAGAGTTTTGCCTAACTCTGGAGCCTCTGAGTGACCATCAAGTTTTTCAGAAGAAGCGCCTCACACCAGAGATTCTAAAGCCGTTGTTTGGCCCGATTACTTCCAAGGCTGGAACCTTGCTCAGGCAAGTTATCGAGCCAGAAAAGGCGGTTACATCTCCTCTTGAACAAAAGTTGATCATAGGCGGCGCTCCACCCCAGTTGATCAGCGTGGCCAAGAGCTTAAGAGCCCACGCTGTGTCCACAGAGCTTGAGCAATCGTCCGCTTCATTGTTTGCTGACGCCGAGGAACTTTTGGAGGATGTGCGCCAGCGGCTTCTAAGCCGTGCTGTAGCAATTAGCATTGCGGACGGAAATGGCCCCAATCCGGCATCTAACATTTGGACAAAGCTCATGGACGTCCTCACGGCCAACCGGGAAATCATCGACAAACACGATTTTTTCGAGCAAGACGTCGAGTTGCTTATGGGGGAGTTGTGCGAGTTGTCTGACCAGTGCAGGTTCGATTGGGGCAACGTAGATGCGTAA
- a CDS encoding AAA family ATPase, with protein sequence MKVALNQISLVGTDRKVAFEPGLNIITGPIASGKSTLLRLCRGLLGAGLDNLIPEVREHVNALAGDLLIGDSHISIVRLAVSTKTAKVDIATGSSALRLPAMEREYPGQRTFGDWLLEEMHYPALRVPTAPSKPESESSPLTINDFFLYCHLTQQEIDQSVFGHQDPFKNIKRKYVFEVIYGIYDIEIAIVQEQLRTVYSDLRSINNQSSAFEKLLEGTAWENRAQLQRQLADTETALSNIEEEVMRQATFGKSSAIETLRSEILRIDEQQAAVRLALEREERSIEQLTRLINQLESQSGRLTKAIVAETYLSDFDFKVCPRCGASVDPADDKPDQCYLCHRVPSPQMSRKDLINEQERIMAQREETDELIRTRQGALIRIQEEINQQQVKRRRLGEELDYLSSSFVSDKASGIAELSAQRASLKSDIDRYRDYLRLYSRMENLSTARAKLESEKERLESQLDDASLKKQSAENNIKKLEANFQRILDRVSLPQFLNPKNAFIDRTTYLPVIDGRKFENLSSPGLEIFVNFAHALAHHETAIELGLNLPGLLFIDGLTSNVGKEGFDIQRVNKAYDYLIEVSDKYSSRLQIILADGFVPPQADPFVKLRLSEDDRLVPIPGQIKKPPAQDSGASAESLGSRKTKRP encoded by the coding sequence GTGAAGGTGGCGCTCAACCAGATTTCGCTTGTCGGTACCGACAGGAAAGTTGCTTTTGAACCCGGGCTAAACATTATTACTGGGCCAATTGCTTCCGGCAAATCAACACTCTTGCGCCTCTGTCGTGGGCTCTTGGGAGCGGGTTTGGATAACCTCATTCCAGAAGTCCGTGAGCATGTTAATGCATTAGCAGGCGATCTTCTGATCGGAGACTCGCACATATCGATTGTTCGCCTTGCGGTTTCGACAAAGACCGCTAAAGTTGACATTGCAACCGGCTCGAGCGCTTTACGTTTGCCTGCAATGGAACGAGAATATCCAGGCCAACGCACCTTTGGCGATTGGTTGCTGGAAGAAATGCACTACCCGGCTTTAAGGGTACCCACAGCGCCGAGCAAACCGGAGAGTGAATCGTCCCCTCTTACCATCAACGACTTTTTTCTCTACTGTCACCTAACTCAGCAGGAAATTGATCAGAGCGTCTTCGGCCATCAGGACCCATTCAAAAACATCAAACGCAAATATGTCTTCGAGGTAATCTACGGCATTTACGACATCGAGATTGCCATCGTTCAGGAGCAGCTCAGAACCGTTTACTCAGACCTTCGGTCTATCAACAATCAGTCCTCAGCTTTTGAGAAGTTGCTCGAAGGGACGGCATGGGAGAACCGGGCACAATTGCAGCGTCAGCTTGCCGATACCGAGACCGCCTTAAGCAATATTGAGGAAGAGGTCATGCGGCAAGCAACTTTTGGCAAGAGTTCTGCCATAGAAACTCTGCGTTCCGAAATATTGCGAATCGATGAGCAACAGGCGGCAGTCCGACTTGCTCTTGAACGAGAAGAGCGTTCGATTGAACAACTCACCCGCTTGATCAATCAACTTGAGTCCCAGAGCGGTCGACTGACGAAGGCAATCGTAGCAGAAACTTATCTGAGCGATTTTGACTTTAAAGTTTGCCCGCGTTGCGGTGCGTCTGTAGATCCCGCCGATGACAAACCTGACCAGTGCTATCTTTGTCACCGGGTTCCTAGTCCGCAGATGTCAAGAAAGGATCTCATAAACGAACAGGAGCGGATCATGGCTCAACGGGAGGAGACTGACGAGTTAATCCGCACGCGTCAAGGTGCTCTCATTCGTATTCAAGAAGAGATCAACCAACAACAGGTTAAGCGCCGGAGGCTTGGAGAGGAGTTGGACTACCTCAGCTCTTCATTCGTCTCTGATAAAGCGTCGGGCATCGCGGAGCTGTCGGCTCAGAGAGCGAGCTTAAAGTCGGACATAGATCGCTATAGGGACTATCTGAGGCTTTACTCCAGGATGGAAAACCTGAGTACAGCGAGGGCAAAGCTCGAAAGCGAGAAAGAGCGTCTCGAATCCCAATTGGATGATGCCTCGTTAAAGAAGCAGTCGGCTGAAAATAATATAAAAAAGCTCGAAGCTAACTTTCAGCGGATTCTTGACCGCGTTTCACTACCGCAATTCCTAAACCCTAAGAACGCGTTTATCGATCGAACAACATATTTGCCTGTCATTGATGGTCGAAAATTCGAGAACCTTAGCTCTCCTGGACTAGAAATCTTCGTAAATTTCGCACACGCTCTTGCACACCACGAAACAGCCATTGAGCTTGGACTCAACCTCCCAGGGCTTTTGTTCATTGACGGTTTGACCAGCAATGTTGGAAAAGAAGGATTCGACATTCAAAGGGTAAATAAGGCGTACGACTACTTGATCGAGGTTTCAGATAAGTATTCCTCGAGGTTACAGATCATCTTGGCTGACGGTTTTGTTCCACCCCAGGCTGACCCATTTGTGAAGCTCCGCCTGTCAGAGGATGACCGCCTTGTTCCGATACCAGGCCAGATCAAGAAGCCCCCGGCCCAAGACTCAGGAGCAAGTGCGGAATCATTGGGCAGCCGGAAAACAAAGCGACCTTGA
- the alr gene encoding alanine racemase, producing the protein MHTPPCWIEISLTALRHNFRTVHSFVQPEAVVCAVIKSDAYGHGAGPCALALQEEGCKWFAVNTAAEGVALREGGIHGRILLLGGLWRGEENDVVRYGLTPAVWDWNHIELLENAAERVKPKNAVAIHLKVNTGMNRLGADLGDLKEMFSAIRSAPHIYLEGMFSHFAASEMIDHPAGEQQLARFAEALGKANHAGLTVALRHMANSAAIASRPKSWFNMVRPGLSLYGYSLPLTSVVTGTSDSSLELPVKPALTWKTRVLQVRDVEAGQPVGYSSGYVTQSATRVAVVPVGYGDGLNRHLSSRGRVIVRNDYAAMIGNISMNLTALDVTGIAGVDVGDEVIVIGETDSRQITAWDQANVASTIPYDILCNISARMPRIYLE; encoded by the coding sequence ATGCACACACCCCCTTGCTGGATAGAAATTTCGCTCACTGCGCTGCGGCATAACTTCCGCACCGTTCATTCTTTCGTACAGCCTGAAGCCGTGGTCTGCGCGGTGATCAAGAGTGACGCATACGGCCACGGCGCCGGGCCGTGCGCGCTGGCCTTGCAGGAAGAAGGCTGCAAATGGTTTGCCGTGAACACCGCGGCAGAGGGCGTCGCCCTGCGCGAAGGCGGGATCCACGGACGCATCCTTCTGCTGGGCGGGTTGTGGCGCGGCGAAGAGAATGACGTGGTCCGCTACGGGCTTACGCCCGCGGTGTGGGACTGGAACCACATCGAGCTGCTGGAAAACGCCGCCGAGCGCGTGAAACCCAAGAACGCGGTGGCCATCCACCTGAAAGTGAATACGGGCATGAACCGCCTGGGCGCGGACTTGGGTGATCTGAAAGAGATGTTTTCCGCCATCCGCTCAGCTCCGCACATTTATCTGGAAGGCATGTTCAGCCACTTTGCCGCGTCGGAGATGATCGACCATCCCGCTGGCGAGCAGCAACTGGCGCGCTTTGCTGAAGCGCTGGGCAAGGCCAACCACGCGGGACTGACCGTGGCGCTCCGGCACATGGCGAACAGCGCGGCCATCGCCAGCCGGCCAAAATCGTGGTTCAACATGGTGCGTCCGGGGCTCTCGCTGTACGGGTATTCCCTGCCGCTGACCTCGGTTGTGACGGGGACCAGTGATTCGTCGCTGGAGCTTCCGGTGAAGCCCGCTTTGACGTGGAAGACCCGCGTGCTGCAGGTGCGCGACGTGGAAGCCGGCCAGCCGGTGGGCTACAGCAGCGGTTACGTGACGCAGTCAGCCACGCGCGTGGCGGTGGTCCCGGTGGGCTACGGCGACGGGCTGAACCGGCATTTGTCGTCGCGCGGGCGGGTGATTGTGCGCAACGATTACGCGGCGATGATCGGCAACATCAGCATGAACCTGACCGCCCTGGACGTGACCGGCATTGCCGGAGTGGACGTGGGCGATGAGGTGATCGTCATCGGAGAAACTGATTCGCGGCAGATCACCGCGTGGGACCAGGCGAATGTCGCGTCCACCATTCCATACGACATTCTGTGCAACATCTCCGCGCGCATGCCCAGGATTTATTTGGAGTAA
- a CDS encoding M28 family peptidase, with amino-acid sequence MKKLAGILILLCASQALAQNTQKKPAPGGLPASAQRAMSSIDAEKIRATVKYLSDDALEGRGTGQKGGDAAADWIAAQFKSYGVLPAGDNGTYFQSVGFYGVTTDGKQTQLAFVPKSGEQIALKFADDYVATDLTHSEKSEIDAPIVFAGYGIHAPEYKWDDYKGVDLKGKAVLMLVNEPPSDDPNFFKGRALTYYGRWTYKYEEAARRGAVAVILVHKTEMASYPWEVVRNSWGGETSLLQDDKDPKLKSAGWVQLEVARKLAHAAGHDLEQMFKDANTRGFKPVDLGVRLKETIVSKVRPFASRNVVGKVAGSDAKLAGQAVMYTAHYDHLGIHPDEPGDNIYNGAADNATGCGILLELARAFAGAKEKPKRSILLAAVTAEEQGLLGSRYLGLHPPAPAKDISVDLNFDDIQPFGDPEQLVVSGAERTTVYPLVQSTAQWFDLVIQADDHPEAGHYYRSDHFSMARVGVPAFSVNEGALFKGHDITWGEEKERDYVAHRYHQPSDEYRPEMDFTADAKMAKFGLILGWQVANQAELVSWQPGDEFEKARKASHTAKTGF; translated from the coding sequence ATGAAAAAGCTTGCTGGCATCTTGATCCTGCTCTGCGCATCGCAAGCGCTGGCGCAAAACACGCAAAAGAAACCGGCCCCTGGCGGCCTTCCCGCGTCCGCGCAACGGGCCATGAGTTCGATTGACGCAGAGAAGATCCGCGCCACGGTGAAGTATCTCTCTGACGACGCCCTGGAAGGACGCGGCACCGGACAGAAAGGCGGCGACGCCGCTGCCGACTGGATTGCCGCACAATTCAAGAGCTATGGCGTGCTGCCCGCGGGCGATAACGGAACTTATTTCCAGAGCGTGGGCTTTTACGGCGTGACCACCGACGGCAAGCAGACGCAGCTTGCCTTTGTCCCCAAGAGCGGCGAGCAGATCGCGCTGAAATTCGCCGATGACTATGTGGCCACCGACCTGACGCATTCGGAGAAATCGGAAATTGACGCGCCTATCGTCTTCGCGGGTTATGGCATCCATGCTCCGGAATATAAGTGGGACGATTACAAAGGCGTTGACTTGAAGGGCAAAGCGGTGCTCATGCTGGTGAATGAGCCGCCTTCTGACGATCCTAATTTCTTCAAAGGCCGCGCGCTGACCTATTACGGCCGCTGGACTTACAAGTATGAAGAAGCGGCGCGTCGCGGCGCAGTGGCGGTGATTCTTGTCCACAAGACAGAGATGGCCAGCTATCCCTGGGAGGTGGTGCGCAACTCCTGGGGCGGAGAAACCTCGCTTCTGCAAGACGACAAAGATCCCAAGCTGAAGTCGGCGGGATGGGTCCAGTTGGAAGTCGCGCGCAAGCTGGCGCATGCCGCGGGCCATGACCTGGAACAGATGTTCAAAGACGCGAACACCCGCGGATTCAAGCCGGTGGACCTGGGCGTGCGCTTGAAAGAGACCATCGTCAGCAAGGTGCGTCCGTTCGCTTCGCGCAACGTAGTGGGCAAGGTGGCGGGCTCTGACGCCAAGCTGGCCGGCCAGGCAGTGATGTACACCGCGCACTACGACCATCTGGGAATTCATCCTGACGAGCCGGGCGACAACATCTACAACGGCGCGGCGGACAACGCCACCGGTTGCGGCATCCTGCTGGAACTGGCGCGGGCCTTTGCCGGCGCCAAAGAGAAACCGAAGCGTTCCATTTTGTTGGCGGCGGTCACGGCGGAAGAGCAGGGCCTGCTCGGCTCGCGTTATCTGGGCCTGCATCCGCCGGCGCCGGCCAAGGACATCTCAGTCGATTTGAATTTTGACGACATCCAGCCGTTCGGCGACCCCGAGCAACTGGTGGTCTCCGGCGCAGAACGGACCACGGTGTATCCCCTGGTGCAGTCCACGGCGCAGTGGTTCGACCTGGTGATCCAGGCGGACGATCATCCCGAAGCGGGACATTATTACCGTTCCGATCACTTCAGCATGGCCCGCGTCGGCGTGCCGGCGTTCAGCGTCAATGAGGGCGCGCTGTTCAAGGGGCACGATATTACCTGGGGTGAAGAAAAAGAGAGAGACTACGTGGCCCACCGGTATCATCAGCCGTCGGATGAATATCGTCCTGAGATGGACTTCACCGCGGACGCCAAAATGGCCAAATTCGGACTCATTTTGGGCTGGCAGGTGGCCAACCAGGCGGAATTGGTGTCCTGGCAGCCGGGCGATGAATTTGAGAAGGCCCGCAAGGCCTCCCATACAGCAAAAACCGGGTTTTGA
- a CDS encoding TlpA family protein disulfide reductase, translated as MPALEAGVRAPEINLSFLDGHKFSLTEALRTGPVVVAFFKVSCPVCQFAFPYLERIFKAYGQSGKFTFAGVSQDNAKDTQAFNRQCGLTFPVLLDEKEKKYPVSNAYGLTNVPTVFMISADGEIEFSSVSWSRAEMQQLADKLAELNAASPAQIFRPGEKVPEFKPG; from the coding sequence ATGCCCGCATTGGAAGCCGGCGTCCGCGCGCCGGAGATCAATCTTTCATTTCTCGACGGCCACAAGTTCTCGTTGACGGAAGCCCTGAGAACCGGCCCCGTGGTAGTGGCGTTTTTCAAAGTTAGTTGTCCAGTGTGCCAGTTTGCGTTTCCATATCTGGAGCGCATCTTCAAGGCCTACGGCCAAAGCGGGAAATTCACCTTCGCCGGTGTATCCCAGGACAACGCCAAAGACACGCAGGCTTTCAATCGCCAATGCGGTTTGACCTTCCCTGTGCTTTTGGATGAGAAGGAAAAGAAATACCCGGTGTCGAACGCCTACGGGCTGACCAACGTGCCTACGGTGTTTATGATCTCTGCGGACGGCGAGATTGAATTTTCGTCCGTCAGCTGGTCGCGCGCGGAAATGCAACAGTTGGCCGACAAACTGGCGGAACTCAACGCGGCTTCTCCGGCACAGATATTCAGGCCGGGAGAGAAAGTTCCGGAGTTCAAACCCGGCTGA
- a CDS encoding AbrB/MazE/SpoVT family DNA-binding domain-containing protein: MKLTLDKSGRIVLPKPMRDELHLEPGDALEIENSGEELILRPIGGQAHLRKKHGVWVYRAGEPLTAAVVEKTVQQVRRQRDARNLGKSKDQDSDE; the protein is encoded by the coding sequence ATGAAGTTGACCTTGGACAAATCCGGGCGAATCGTCCTGCCCAAGCCGATGCGTGACGAGCTCCATCTGGAGCCGGGCGATGCCCTGGAAATCGAGAACTCCGGCGAGGAACTGATTTTGCGGCCCATCGGAGGCCAGGCACATCTGCGCAAGAAGCACGGCGTGTGGGTGTACCGCGCTGGAGAGCCGCTGACTGCCGCGGTTGTCGAAAAGACTGTGCAGCAGGTCCGACGGCAGCGCGACGCCCGGAATCTGGGCAAAAGCAAAGACCAGGACTCAGACGAATGA
- a CDS encoding PIN domain-containing protein translates to MKFFFDTSVLLPVFLEDHEHHDASLKAFLKADKRTGCCGAHSLAELYATATRLPGKHRLSGEQVMLFLDNVVERLTLVALTGEEYYQAIKTATDNGVVGGTIYDALLAQCALKIEAGVVYTWNARHFRQFGPEIIKRLRTP, encoded by the coding sequence ATGAAGTTTTTCTTTGACACATCAGTCCTGCTCCCAGTCTTCCTGGAAGATCATGAACACCACGACGCCAGCTTGAAAGCCTTCCTCAAAGCCGACAAGAGAACTGGTTGTTGCGGAGCACACAGCCTCGCTGAGCTTTACGCTACCGCAACCCGCCTGCCAGGGAAACACCGGCTCAGCGGAGAGCAAGTGATGCTGTTTCTTGACAACGTGGTGGAGCGCCTCACCTTGGTCGCTCTAACCGGCGAGGAATACTATCAGGCTATCAAGACCGCGACTGACAATGGCGTTGTGGGTGGCACCATCTATGATGCTCTGTTAGCACAATGCGCATTGAAGATCGAAGCTGGCGTTGTCTATACCTGGAACGCCAGGCATTTCCGGCAATTTGGGCCGGAAATTATCAAACGCCTGCGCACTCCTTGA